From the Sebastes fasciatus isolate fSebFas1 chromosome 9, fSebFas1.pri, whole genome shotgun sequence genome, the window tgttctataacataacatacatcaataaataccccactcatgaattttaaagcctttgtgtcttaaaaaaagtggttgctaacaagcgtctaaatgagactactataTTTCTCGTGTAACCATGGCGTAGttggtttatagcctaacgttagctttttacttctggtgcattcatgcttcaaaaatcatacaAGTAGTGTTCATTTATGGAGATTATTTTgcagtatcataaatgtgtgtttgacacagagcttttttttctgcaataatccaaaagccaatggaataatcccattggctgttagtgAAGGGAACCAGGgtaatgctaacttcctggttggcctacaacgccccccccctccttccccccTGAACCGTATACCCCGGTGAAATATCAGGAAGGTATACATAAACAGATACCGCCCAAGCCTAGTGTCTGGCCCAGATAACATATTAattccttttttaattttgtattgtGATGGTTTCAAAAACAACTTCagcttgatttttttctttttttttacccccacAAACAACTACAtcacatagaaacacacacaaacatgtctgtacagtaactCACTACTTTACAGGATCACTGTGAATATACACAGTGGACTCTTTTAATACTCAGCCTGCTGGTTCAACGTCTTATTTGTTGATTCGTTTATCCTCCCTCCTGGCTCTTTTTCAAAACCTacttactgtgttttttttgtcacctGCTGGTCTGCAAACTGACCTCGATGCATATTAGAGTTCAATTAACTCAGATTAACATAATCTGAGCGGGGTGGTGGGGAGTGAGCTCAGAGAGTCACATTACAAACTCATTTCTACAGATTCTACAGTGTATGCAGGAAAGCTGCATTAAAAAGAGCAGGAGGAAATAGCACAGTGAACTAACTACAACACaactatacacacacaacaaacagcgctgTCCATTATTCTGAAACAATAGCTAAATGATAATAACATGTATGTCGGCcaataaatttttttattattatttttctatggATCCATAAAGCTTGAACAGAGGGGGATCAATGAGCTCTGTATTTAACCCACTGCTCCGCTGTCTTTCCCTCTCAGGCAGTACCTGGACCAGGAGGTGGCGCTGTCTGCAGACATGGTCCACAAGTACAGCGACATGGCTCTAGCAAAACTCAACAAGAGCATCGGTGAATTGAGGCGTGTATTCCTGGTCGAGGACCTGGTCGACTCCATCAAGGTGAGAGAGACTCTGGTTCACACTATCTAGGCCCACAAATGACCATTACTATTTAGGTAGATACAGAGTATTTAAAGTAGTCTAAAGGGGAAAATACAGGCAGGAGGATGACACCTAAACCGTATTTCAGACTGTGATATTTGCAGTCCAGTAAAATGGAGCGCTGTTGTGGACTTATCAGACAAATTGTCTTCAAATATAGAAAATAGTATCCTGTTCCTCAAAGGCTTCAGAATCGGATGACGGTTTGAAATTCATGGCCAAATGTCTTTATTCACAACATGAATTTGCTCCAAAATTTGTCTATTACATCCAACTATAATGGAAGAAGTGTCTGTCGGTCTGTCCTTCTAGTTTCTCCACAACCGTTTgtccgatcgacttcacacatggcaggtgtattgctcaggacccaaacGAAGCACACTGTCCAGTGGgaagttgtttggatgagcagttctcgagaaagctgcaagcacaTTTAAGCGAGCTGCTGGTTGTcgtccatgtttgttttggtaCAAGAACATGCAATGGTTATCGGGTGGTCTACCTCCAGAGTGTCAGTCAGTTGTCAGAAGTGGTAActaaaagtacatttactaagTTAAGTgctgtacttaaagggactctatgtaagaacagcgtagccacacgtaaGTGCGCATAGGAAGCACCGACCTGcatgatttataagagtgtaagaagttacaaacggtACCTTTTTAAGTTTGAGGCACTGGTTGGTGGATACAACCTTTCTTTGGTTGTTCGGTCTTTGTAGCTTTCAGTTTTGTCCCAAGCTTCACTTAAGACTCTTTGTTAGGTtataattttaatgttttgccCATCTGTACATGATATAGAtgcataaactgtatataagaagtggacgtagtcaccatgacgtcactaggcttgccgcggtactacgtgttaccggtgttacacggtggtcgggcacacaccaaTCACATCACATACCCTTAGTCCCCACCGtcgtttagatttttttttttacagaaataaaacccatttagttaattttggcgtatcaTCGGCATGTTAGTCTGACGACGGATGCTATAATCTCaaagtgaatgcatctgctccgtaaggagtcagctcagagtagcaggtgtcatatttcacacacacgggacgagagagagatgGCAGACGATTTGTTGTCGACGCAATTTTccgatttaaacccaatgctataatgTTAATGAGGCCATCGGCGCGAgaaggacggagcggtcacagccgatGTGCGAGGGCCAGGTAGATCCCTgcggccccgcagcaaaagctggaccggagaggccagagacaccgccacccgacggttaacatcaaagtaagcgcgctacacatattgactgGCATCTTTTCTtataaaatgtccggtgtaaccTGTAACACTGGTGTTGCAACAAGTCTATTAACCGCtggggaaaatgtcctcaccgtcacatccctagacgtcacccattggtttgtggactgcccttttgatgtattgaagaagacttgaaactagcgattgagaccataaactcatgtttacaatgtttcctgaggtaataaatcaagtgagaagtaggctcatcttctcatagacttctatacaatcacacttctttttgcaaccagaggagtcgccccctgctggcaatcagaaagaatgcaaggttaaggcacttcagcgttggcttcacttttcagaccccgaaGTTGCGTACTGTATAGATGTAGACCTGGATCAGCCGTGTTAATCAGCAGCACCTACAGTGTGTTAATGTGTCTGTAGATCAGTGTTGGTAACAGATGAGCTTTCAGAgctctgcagctgtcagacgCCTGTCGTCACCTCGCTGCACCCTCCAACCTGCAGTCCAAATACAGATCTGAGAATAACGCCGCGCAGAAGAAACTTCCCTTACAGGGTCAAAAACCATCAGATTCTTTTAATCCAACCAAAGGGAAGTTTGAGCCTCAGGAATGTGTTTATATTCTCAGCAGATCTTGTTCTTCTTCGTCTGCCCCTGAATAATTTCCTGTTATCCGTTTACAACCACACCAGCGGGTCAGTAAAATGTCACGCTCTTACCTCACAAgcctccagtcagaaatctagcTGTTTTAACTCAGTCGGGTCTTTACACTGGCAGCCATTTTGGCTCTATGCTCCGGGCTGTTTTCATGTTCATCATGAACACGAGCAGAAGACCGTCACATTAATTTACAGCACTGTATGCATTCATATTAAAACAGCTTCAGGATTTAAATCTCAACAAGCCAACGTTGCTAAAAATGAGTCCCAAGTACTTGAGTCtccgattagtcgattaatcgccAGCAAGTTCTGATAATTGATTCATGATTTAAGACTATTAAACTTCCAAATATTCTCCAGCctttcaaatgtgaggattttctatttttcactgttttatatCACAGTAAACTTTAATATCTTTTggccttttttcagacattttgtcacaattttgatattttaaaaactaaaaagacAAATTGAAATCGTCTGCAGCCCCTAAAAAGTTTGTGTCGACGCCACTGCGTTCCCAGATATCAGTAATGAACTTTGTAGATTTAATGTTTATAGCGGAAAGAAATTATGAACAAATCTATGGAAATAAAACCCAAGTTGTAAAAAACAAGAATTCTCTCTTTGCACAGTATTATCAATCATTTGATTGGTTCTAGGAACATTTAAGAGAGAGATGACAACAGAGTGCGTTATGGAGAACCACATGACTGCTGAGATATTCCTGTTCAGCGTCACATATTCTTGACTGTTTataaagagagacagatgaCTCGTCTCAGACAGATTGACCCAGTCTGATTAATTTATAGATTTGCTCCTTGAGTGTCTGTTTATTTAAAGGTTGACTGGATATATGAAGTTATATGAGGTTATATTAACTTCATTAACTTAATTTGATTCCTGAGAGGAAACTCTCTAAATGCTATCGATCCAGAGCGGATTCGTTCCCTTCTGTCTGTCATTAAAAGGATTGTTGTTACAATAATGAACAATGGTGGAAGAAGTGCTCCGATCTTTTACTAAAGTCAAAGTATTAATACTACGATGGAGTGATACTCGGATACAAGGAAAAGTCCCCAATTCATAATCTCACTAAAGTTAATGTACagaattatcaaaatataattaaagtaCGAAAAGTCAAAGTTCTCAtttgcagaataatatatattatattatggattataattatttatgcaTTAGTGTGTTAGTCACTTTACTGTTGCAGCATGActtcatatactgctgggtagtttacaTGATAATAAATCAGCATTTATTTGtggattatattttgtattaataatctgaatattTAAAGTAGCTAAAGCTGTCAAATGTAGTAAAGagtacaatataaaaaataaaaaaaaacagcatgtgattatcataaagtgggcatgtctgtaaaggggagactcgtgggtacccatataacccattttcattcacatatctggaggtcagaggtcatgggaccccttttgaaaatcgACAcgatagtttttcctcgccaaaatctagCGTAACTTCAACTTCCCAACATGACAAGGTTGGTACcgattgattccttaggttttctagtttcatatgatgccagtatctgtAAAACCTGAGCCTGCGACAGcctctgaaaaaagtaaagtaggCCGACGGCGCCGATGGAAGAAGTTAAAtctaaaatattgccaaatggcaGTTTTTCTTTTGGCTTTGACACcgaatcctccgccatcgtctcgCGGGTCAACTCTGTCTCATCCCGTGTGTGGGAAATCTGACatctgctactctgagctgagacgcTGTACGGAGACGACACTTTGACTTTCAGTTTTTAagcgtccgactatgtattgataacgtAGCGCTGATATGTGAAactgaactaaatgggttttaattctatttttaaaaaaagcaaaacaaaggtGGGGCGGTTGGCAGGTAATGTAATCGCTGTATGCCCGAACACCGTGTAACCCTGACTACCGCAGCAAGCCTACCTTTGACCCCTAAAAACACTAAGAAGTCGGAACgaatgattgtttttattatcagttaatctgttaatttttcatcatatttttatactttaaatatcaagttgtttgtttttcagatcGTCGTGTCTGATGTTTCCAAtctgtgatttcttttttcttttcctctgcaGTTTGCTGTGTTGATGTGGATCCTGACCTACGTTGGCTCCTTGTTCAACGGACTCACTATTCTTATTCTGGGTGAGGAACAAGTCACACGTGTCAATATGCAGCTTAAATGATGAATATGTTTCAATCTAAAGAGATTAACATTTCTTACTTTGGCTCCATCTGGTGGTGAAATCAAGAATCATGCTGACTTCTTCTAGAAACCAAGGCTAAAGAATAATTTGAAAGCTCATAAAAAGTATGAAGTAGTAACTTCTTACTGTAATCTGAGTTTTAGTTGCTCTTTGAGAGATTCTGTGTCTGTTGGAGTTTGTCGTTTTAAATCACACTAACAAGAAGCAGCAGGCAGTAAAACCTAATTTCTTCCTCTTCAGCTCTGGTCGGATTGTTCAGCTGCCCGATCGTCTACGAGAAACACCAGGTAAGTCTTTACCAATAACTCAACATGTTTAAAAGGGGAAATGGGGAGTGATGGAGGATCAGCACCAGTCTAAGGTCTCAGCAGCCTTAATCAGGTCTTAATCATCAAACTCACTGTTCTGCTGCTAGTCTGACTGATGGGTGTGTGTCTTTAATGGGACCAGGTGGACTCCAGATTATATTTTGTAGGCTATGAATACCGTACATAGTGAcagtttgttaaaaaaaaagaatttggtGAGGAACAAAGCAGGGATGTAAGGAGTCACTAACAACTGTCGAAACAAGATCCGACTTCGCTGCCACCTTCAACCCACAGTCGGAGCTCCAgcgggaggaggtggagagctctgcacccagcagcagctcctccgggCCCGAAGCAGAGCTTCACCTCGCCGCTCCGCTGGCTCGGAAGAACCACAACCAGAATCGACACTAAATTAAAGTTCCTCGCAGTAGCTTTAAGtctgattttgaatgcaggacttttatgcGATCCTGacgcttgtttgtttgtgttttcaggcTCAGATCGACCACTACCTGGCTCTGGTCAACAACCAGGTCAAAGACATCGTTGGAAAGTAAGTAGTTTATCCTGCTGAGCTCTTCACAAATGTTTCGGAGTGGACTTAACAGCACCAACATGGGTGTTACAATAAGTTTACCATAGTAATGTAATAAATGGTGTTCTGCTTTGTCCCAAGTTTATTTGACTTAAGTGAACCAATAAGAGATAACAGATTTAGAGGAGACTAATGCCCTGATCAGACAGAGTGCGTTTTGTTTTCAGTTAGATTGAAGAGTTTTGCTGCTTTTGCGTTGCTGAACGCCTTGCGTTTTCACAGGAGCGCCCTGAACGTctagagatgaaaaaaaagtcaacctAGAGCGGAAAGCACCCAACGTCATTAGCGTCTCGTTGTGACTTTTACTGGATACTCTGAGCTTTATGACTTAACCAACCGTAGTTACCGTGAGCTGATCATCAAACTTTAGATTTCGGGTAAGTCgcttttagggatgcaccgataccagtatcgggtccgatactgtgctcatgtactcgcaaaacggctccgatacaacggcaccgataccactttacggcagcgtgacgagCCGGTGGTGCATCCTACTctgcggggccgggatcccacttCAGTCGTTGGCAtcagccctcactttcatttgcTTGCatcctctgactcgcgcgtgcgttagactccttggtccgtatttcaagacgggtcgggtgggttgcagacatcgccgccgATCCCTGGTGCATTTTACGTGGGCcaagccccgccctgggggcatgacacggttggggcgcactgaggacagtccgccccggttaaCAGTCTCACCGGGAGCAGGGGACCCCGTCCCTCCCCGGTTAACAGTCTCACCGGGAGCAGGGGACCCCGTCCCTCCCCGGTGGGGAGAGagcgagcactttgtccacggccccgtgAAGCACCTCCACCCCGAGTCTTTCCAAGCTGACCtggagccggtcgcggcgcaccgcctcgtatgcgggactccccagcctgccgtgtgtcgcgcacaccctccagctggctgttaacgagggtcgtttgccacagagaagtactcgtatcggtactcggtatcagcgagtacccaaatgtaagtacttgtactcggtctgaaaaaagtgtatcggtgcatccctagtcgctttcattcatttaaactgcAGGCAACTATCAACTATTAGATAGtgtacagttcatggtttgtgttaagcCAACATTAACACTCATTCGGTGTAGCCcagcaacaataaaaaaaaataagacgcagcaaactgcaaaaaacGCTCCATCTCTCCAGGCAACAAAAACCCAATGCAGTGCACCTCGTCACGTTTTCCACCTGCAGAACGCGCTCTGTGTGATCAGAGCCTTAATGGAGCCGCCTTCACCAAACAGCTGACAAGATGGTGACATGAACCAGCTGGTTTAAACTGAAAGACCAAACTAAAGAGAGAACAGTGAATGTGGACAGTTTGATCCGTCACATGGAAGCCccaacaagagaaaaaaaatttacTGTTAATTCTGTTTTCATATAGTGTCagatcataacagaagttatctcaggaagcttttcatatagagcaggtctagaccgcaCTCTATTATATATGTTGGTTGTGACAAAAATAAATTCAGTTagtaaaaatgatgaaaaactAACGAATTACAAGAAGTCCAACTTTAATATTTCATAATTTGAACTTCATTCTTCTCCTGTCAGAAATGTTCTTATTGCCGTTATCAGCAGTGTGTCACCATGGAAGCATTCTAGATCTGCAGTCAATTTTAAAACGCTGCTATAAATCATCTAAATACATTCACACTTAATGCATTAATGACCCagaaatactactactattacattTGGTGATTAATAACTCTATTTTGCCCTTCCTGCAGGATCCAGGCGAAGGTGCCCGGGATGAAACGTAAAGCAGAGTGAAGTAACGACAAGTCGGAGCTCGGATTCAGGAAGTCCTGAGAGGAAAGATGGTTGTAGGGGAGGAAGGGGTGTGTTGGGGGGGGTGGATATGAAGgaaggctggaggaggagcggAGGGGTCTGGCATGGACACAGCCCTTCTAACTTTATTtgtcaaaataataaaacactttttttccagttcagaattcctttttttttgtgtgttttctggagACGTCGAAGCAGGTCGGAGTTCAGCTGAGGTTTTACTACACCGAGGTTGGCTCGATGaaacaccttttttttaaatattaggTTTGAAATGTTTGTTACTGTGAGACGTTGAAtctcacagaaacacattttaatcttGAATTAACCCTCACTCTCCCCACCCAGTGCATTGTGGGAGGTCAAATGCTCCCACAGTGGGGTTCGGGTGTTTATTTCCGTCATTTTctcgagattttttttttccttcgtCTGCTGTTTTTGAGAGAGCGAGCAGCAAACGGCAACTCATTTGtattttctcttattttatttttttctggtatGATTACTGAGTTAGaagtattttgtgatttaacTGTTTAAGTGAAACTCCGTCGTGTCCCTCAAGCTTTGAGCTCGTTTCCTCGGTAACCTGCTGCGTGGTTTCGCCTCGATGTGACGAATTTGATGAGGCAGCGTgtggtgggggggaggggggtttGTGTGGGGTTTGTCGGGGGCTTGTACTACCATTAAAAACTTCATTGCTTCTGAGTAACTCTAGCTAGAAACATCTAGAAAACCTTTGCCagacaaataaaacattaattacATCAAAGTCGTTATTTCCATGTCATTTGCAGCTGTCTAGTAATGAAAAACTCTGGAAGAAACACGTTTACATTCATCCACATcacataaaatatttaaaaagtaaaaaaaaataaccattaTGTCTGTGGAGCCAATATCTTAATAAAGTTGCAACTTGATGTGACTTTGGGAAACTTTCGAGCATTTGTTTGTTATGCAAGTATAATTGTGAATGATAAACTTCATACTTCAATTGTGACGATAAAAAGCTTCCAGCTGGGAGCCGTGTTTGTGGAATGCATTGTGAGATGTAAACAATTATCAATAAAGCTTCTAGACGAAGAAAGTCCCGCCTCCTCATCTGTCCGTCAACTCAGCTAACTCCAGTTAGTTTCTGttccagtatcttcagtctGCTGCGTATGGAAGCCCGTTTCCACTGGGAAAAGTTAAAGcagaacaaataaaaatagatgacaaactgtgactttctctAGTCATGATTATGTGATATAAAGTCTCAATTATAGTATGAAAAGACACACTTTTGAGATACAAAATCacaattttgtctttctaatCTAAaattgagatacaaagtcaaaaATGTGACTTTCAGAGTCATGATTGAGACAAATATagagtaatatacagtatatgatatgTACACATTTTGACTTTATATGCAAACATTGAGTAGCTAAGTCAATAATCTTAAAGGTTAAAGGTATGGGactattgtaaaaagtgagattttcatgacttatttttgacatactataatatgacttattttttcgacatacaaatacatttatgtattttcgacattctatactttgactttaattcgacatactatactatactatgaccttttaagTTTTTTTGACATGGTATACTACACTTTTTTCCccgactatgactttttatgactagTTTTCAAAATAcgatgctatgacttttttcgacatactatattgactttttttttgacttttttcgatgtactatactatgatttttttgacttttttatgactttgttaaaaaaattcatagtataggatATTgaaaaatagtatagtatgtcgaaaaaaatagtcatagtacagtatatcTAAAAAAtgcaagtcatagtatagtttatcgaaaaaataagtcatagtatatgtcgaaaagtcatagtatagtatgttgaaaaaaagtaatattatagtagTCAAAATAAGTCatgttatagtatgtcgaaaaaagtcatagtatagtacctaacaaaaaaagtcatagtatagtacctGACAAAAAAAGTactaaaaagtcatagtattgttgtcgaaaaaaggtcataaaaaagtcacagtatagtatgtcgaaaaaaggaATACtacaatatgtcgaaaaaagaaataaaaatactttatgacttatttcgacatactatagtatgtctatttttgtcatactatactacaactttttataacttttttttgtcatgctttactatgactttttaataatttattttctacaaactatactatgacttttttaattactttttttcgacatgagATAGGATGACTTTTTGGACTTCTTTCGACATATTgtactatgactattttcaatatcctatactatgaattttttttaacataagtcataaaagtcatattatacAATGTTCAAAAAGGTCATAAagttatgttgaaaaaaatcatagtatagtatgtcgaaaaatgtcatgaagtcAAAACTGGTCataaaaagtatatataaagtatactatgactttttttgacatggtatactaagacttttttaattacttttttcgatATGAAATAGTATGATTTTTTGGAATTACTTTGAcatatactgtgactttttgacacttttcaacatactctactatgaactttttatcattttttccCAACACACTATGCTATGGCTTTTTCGACTTgatatactttgactttttcgacatactgtactatgtatttttactattttttttttcaacttacatgacttactatgacttttttttgttatactatattttgactttttggtacttttcaacatactatactatgacttttttaatgactttttttgaatttttttttatatactatactgtgactttttggacttctttcgacatactgtactatgactatttttcttttaactcttttttttatttgagaacAAAGAACGTGGGGTCATCATGGGTGTCAGATCACCGCACATTTTTGTAAATACTTCTTGATTTACAATGTCACACTTTATTCAATGGGGTAAATACACAATCCATTTTTCCCAGTGCTCTAAATAGATGTGAGTCTTTCCATACAATATATTTAATTGATAATACCCCGCCATTGGTGTAATGTTGGAGGATCAGTCTGCAACCACTTTCGCGTTAATAAAGATTCTCTTGGCAAGTAGTAAACTTGCCAAGAGaatctttattaaatatttatctttgtgtaAAACAATTTCTGGTACTTTTCCCAAGTATAGTGTAATGAATGAATACTTTAACTTTATTCCCATTATTTTATGGATCTCAGTTGCCACCTCTTGCCAATATGGTTGTATTTTAGGGCATGCCCAAAAAATCTGGAAATGATTAGCCATTGAGATTCCACATTGCCTCCAACAGAAGCCCTGGCTCTGCGTGCCTGTTTGCCATGCTGTTCATTTAGGAGTGATGAAGAATCGCACTACGTTCTTCTATCCAAACTCCCTCCAGGATCCTGAGTTTGTAGTAGTTTGCCTGAGTCTCACATATCTCTGTCCAGTCCTCCTCTGTTATTTGAGAATCTGACTCTTTCtcccattttttatttaatgcagTTTGTAGAGTGCTTCTTAGAGTCTTGTTTACTTCCATATAGTTTTGAAACCaactttttatttctctcttttgtgTATGCATCAGAAAACATAGTAGTCAAATTGtaatcatttgtttttgtgctttgtATACTAAAAAAATTCATATTATAGactaaaaagtcatatagtatgttcAAAAAGGTCATACAATAGTATGTTGAaacaaataacataaaatagaatgattttattgaatatttttgacatagtatactttgactttttggacttttttgaacatactgtactatgttttttttaagccttttttggacatactatactatgacatttcttTACTtctttcgatatactatactatgaccttttttcgacatactatcctatgactattttatgatttttttcaacatatctTATGTTatacatattttcacatttcacatgaCCTCTTAAAAAGAaattctgacatactatacgatgactttttgTCATGACTTTTTCTGTCATATTgtactatgactattttcaacatactttactatgacttctttcaatatcctatactatgattttttgtaacaaaaagtcatataaaagtcatattatagtatattcaAAAAGGTCATAAAGGTATGTTGAAACAAATCAgagtatagtatattgaaaaaagtcataaaaaagtcatagcatcgTATTTCGAAAACTAGTCATaaaaagtatatatagtatgtcgaaaaaagtcatagtataatatactatgacttttttcgacattctatactatgaatttttaatcttttttttaacactatgCTATGGCTTTTTCGACAGACTGTACCATGCCTTTTAACGACTTTTTCAACttaactatactatgactttttttgtcatactatactttgactttttgggacttttcaacattttatactatgacttttttagacatagtatagtaagacttttttaattacttttttttatatgaaatagTATGGTTTTTTGGAATCACTTTGACATAGTATACTGTGAccttttggactttttttgacattctatactatgacttttttttaacatactgtactgtttttttttagacttttttggacatattatactatgacatttttttacttctctcaatatactatactttgaccttttttcaacatactatcctacgactatttttt encodes:
- the rtn4b gene encoding reticulon-4b isoform X10, giving the protein MDAKQVVDLLYWRDVKTTGVVFGAALLLLLSLTLCSIVSVCSYIGLALLSVTICFRIYKGILQAIQKSDEGHPFKQYLDQEVALSADMVHKYSDMALAKLNKSIGELRRVFLVEDLVDSIKFAVLMWILTYVGSLFNGLTILILALVGLFSCPIVYEKHQAQIDHYLALVNNQVKDIVGKIQAKVPGMKRKAE
- the rtn4b gene encoding reticulon-4b isoform X9, whose amino-acid sequence is MENNSVDKKECEPAAKHWREQVVDLLYWRDVKTTGVVFGAALLLLLSLTLCSIVSVCSYIGLALLSVTICFRIYKGILQAIQKSDEGHPFKQYLDQEVALSADMVHKYSDMALAKLNKSIGELRRVFLVEDLVDSIKFAVLMWILTYVGSLFNGLTILILALVGLFSCPIVYEKHQAQIDHYLALVNNQVKDIVGKIQAKVPGMKRKAE